One genomic segment of Corynebacterium durum includes these proteins:
- a CDS encoding ABC transporter ATP-binding protein yields MVNAARHRAVPDTSRAEHPDNTKHAEQTTSMRRTLRLIRQDVAPEKKLIGAGVVALLCEVCFRVLEPWPLKIVVDALSVSLGAKVDELSATPALLLTCGGALLAIVGARALSNYLATVAFSLVGSRAATSLRSRVFSHVQRLSQQFHSRNRSADTVQRVVSDVARMQEVAVTAGLPLLANMITLLVMLVVMIVLDPLLSTVVVIAMVLFFVTSSGTSKKIADASRRTRKAEGRLANTAQESLSSIKVVQSYGLEDHIGERFVDANRISLDTGVTSRRLAARLERTTDVIVGLASAAVMIGGAFRVLDGAMTLGDLVLFTTYLRTTMKPLRDMAKYTGRIARASASGERVADLMDIQSDIVSPRRPARLHKVLGEVRFIDVNTAYDGHPVLRNFNLDVDPGENIAIVGPSGAGKSTLVSLLVRAIDPTSGTVTLDGRALPTLNLEKLRSNVSILHQEAVLFAGTIRENIRFGRFDATDEEIEQAARAAHAHNFIMELPDGYDTIVGERGGTVSGGQRQRIAIARALLRNSPVVVLDEATTGLDPESASLVMDAIEQLVAGRTTLAVTHDADVALRADRVVWVQDGQVLLDGSPAELLATSQEFRDWVDASNRATMDIRIED; encoded by the coding sequence ATGGTTAATGCTGCCCGGCACAGGGCTGTGCCGGATACCTCGCGTGCTGAACACCCTGACAACACAAAACACGCTGAGCAAACAACGTCAATGAGACGTACCCTCCGGCTGATTCGCCAGGATGTGGCACCAGAAAAGAAACTGATCGGTGCCGGCGTGGTGGCACTGTTGTGTGAGGTGTGCTTCCGGGTGTTGGAGCCTTGGCCGCTCAAGATCGTAGTGGATGCGTTGTCCGTATCCCTGGGCGCCAAAGTAGATGAACTATCTGCCACTCCTGCACTGCTGCTGACCTGTGGGGGCGCGCTGCTGGCCATTGTGGGTGCGCGCGCCCTGTCGAATTACCTGGCAACAGTGGCCTTTTCGCTGGTGGGTTCGCGTGCCGCGACGTCGTTACGCAGCCGGGTATTTAGCCACGTGCAGCGCCTTTCCCAGCAGTTCCACTCCCGCAACCGCAGTGCCGACACGGTGCAGCGTGTGGTCAGTGACGTGGCCAGGATGCAGGAAGTGGCGGTGACAGCGGGACTTCCACTGCTGGCCAACATGATTACCCTGCTGGTGATGCTGGTGGTGATGATCGTGCTGGATCCGCTGTTGTCGACGGTGGTGGTGATCGCCATGGTGCTGTTTTTTGTCACCTCCTCGGGGACGTCAAAGAAGATTGCGGATGCCTCACGTCGCACCCGCAAAGCCGAAGGCCGCCTGGCCAACACCGCGCAGGAATCCCTGTCCTCCATCAAGGTGGTGCAGTCCTACGGGCTGGAAGACCACATTGGGGAGCGTTTCGTGGACGCCAACCGCATCTCCCTCGACACCGGCGTGACGTCCCGACGACTGGCGGCGCGGTTGGAACGCACCACCGATGTGATCGTGGGCCTGGCCTCTGCAGCCGTGATGATCGGCGGCGCCTTTCGCGTGTTGGATGGTGCCATGACCTTGGGTGATTTGGTGCTGTTTACCACCTACCTGCGCACCACCATGAAGCCCCTGCGCGACATGGCCAAATACACCGGCCGCATCGCCCGCGCTAGTGCGTCTGGGGAACGCGTGGCAGACCTCATGGACATCCAATCTGACATTGTGAGTCCGCGACGTCCCGCCCGCCTGCATAAAGTCTTAGGTGAAGTCCGATTCATTGACGTCAACACCGCGTACGACGGCCACCCGGTGCTGCGTAACTTCAATCTGGACGTTGACCCGGGTGAGAACATCGCCATTGTGGGGCCGTCCGGTGCTGGTAAATCCACGCTGGTGTCCCTACTGGTGCGCGCCATTGACCCCACCTCCGGCACCGTCACCCTTGATGGACGGGCGCTGCCCACGCTGAATTTGGAGAAACTACGCTCCAACGTGTCCATCCTGCACCAGGAAGCCGTGTTGTTCGCGGGCACGATCCGGGAGAATATCCGCTTCGGGCGTTTCGACGCCACTGACGAGGAGATCGAGCAAGCAGCCCGAGCGGCGCACGCCCACAACTTCATCATGGAACTACCCGACGGGTACGACACCATCGTCGGCGAACGCGGCGGCACCGTCTCTGGCGGACAGCGCCAGCGCATCGCCATTGCTCGCGCACTCCTGCGTAACTCACCCGTTGTGGTGCTGGATGAGGCCACTACCGGCCTCGACCCCGAATCCGCCTCGCTGGTCATGGACGCCATCGAACAACTCGTTGCCGGCCGAACCACCCTTGCCGTCACCCACGACGCCGACGTGGCACTCCGCGCCGACCGCGTTGTGTGGGTGCAAGACGGCCAGGTGCTTCTCGACGGCTCGCCCGCCGAACTGCTTGCCACCAGCCAGGAATTCCGCGACTGGGTGGATGCCAGCAACCGCGCCACCATGGACATCAGGATTGAGGACTGA
- a CDS encoding phosphotransferase yields the protein MQQSPSLTRVALDTVLDRTRLSAMCGMPVRASRLRIKPDTSIVMALVSVDAGTPVGWARLLWPDSRGKADKAEHWAGRHALRLSSTETDNGLIFQHGELLTDAKLGAYLVGDSAAITKAQHDDAILRYNPARRLVYRSDEDTTVTRIATQADPMDMSIHKAIADIVATPTRLDDGRNLHRSVHTLVGDGDLTVFGDISSTYDAGEMLAELHRGVDTLPPLVAAELQQRGNVFAQTEPGATHARVLDYLSPDLAAGVRDVAGKITDDRAAHCSTPRHTALLHGDASPDQVLFRHNDGALWLTDFDRTHLGDPVTDLGTYLSVVDQPIGEAFLAGYAAAGGALPSETDIRRATAHAMLMRLAEPLRAAEPDWEQRINEELDRIKEVLP from the coding sequence ATGCAGCAGTCCCCATCCCTTACCCGCGTCGCATTAGACACTGTGCTTGATCGCACCCGGCTGAGCGCTATGTGTGGCATGCCCGTTCGCGCCAGCCGCCTGCGTATCAAACCCGACACCTCCATTGTCATGGCATTGGTCAGTGTGGACGCAGGCACTCCCGTCGGGTGGGCGCGTCTCCTCTGGCCAGATAGCCGAGGCAAAGCCGACAAAGCAGAACACTGGGCTGGCCGACACGCACTGCGCCTTAGCTCAACGGAGACCGACAACGGGCTGATATTCCAACACGGAGAACTACTCACCGACGCCAAACTCGGGGCGTACCTCGTTGGCGACAGCGCCGCTATCACCAAGGCCCAACACGACGATGCCATCCTTCGCTACAATCCAGCCCGCAGGCTGGTCTACCGCAGCGACGAAGACACAACTGTGACCCGCATCGCTACTCAGGCAGACCCGATGGACATGAGCATTCACAAAGCCATCGCTGATATTGTTGCCACCCCCACCCGACTGGACGACGGCCGCAACCTGCACCGCAGCGTCCACACCCTTGTTGGCGATGGGGACCTCACCGTGTTCGGTGACATCAGCTCCACCTACGACGCGGGTGAGATGCTGGCGGAGCTGCACCGGGGCGTCGATACGCTGCCGCCACTTGTAGCCGCAGAGCTGCAGCAGCGCGGGAATGTTTTTGCGCAGACCGAACCAGGTGCCACACATGCACGTGTTCTCGACTACCTGTCACCCGATCTGGCTGCGGGCGTTCGGGACGTTGCGGGGAAAATCACGGACGATCGTGCTGCGCACTGCAGCACACCCCGACACACCGCACTTCTCCACGGCGACGCCTCGCCCGACCAGGTACTATTCCGACACAACGATGGTGCCCTCTGGCTCACCGACTTCGACCGGACGCACCTCGGCGACCCCGTAACCGACCTGGGCACCTACCTGTCTGTGGTAGACCAGCCCATCGGGGAAGCGTTTCTTGCGGGCTATGCGGCCGCAGGCGGCGCACTCCCCTCAGAGACCGACATCCGCCGCGCCACAGCACACGCCATGCTCATGCGCCTCGCCGAACCACTCCGCGCAGCCGAACCAGACTGGGAACAACGTATCAACGAGGAACTGGATCGCATAAAGGAGGTTCTACCATGA
- a CDS encoding phosphotransferase, whose amino-acid sequence MTALSALATVPRIRRGWPHVDGTLTFEQHDDSGRIRAGRINPDGSIHHADFAVDPALPSLEPPASGDLVVHRLGRRAVIINDTYVRKCVRDGKATALARVTTKVGRLCAIAGLASAHVKNVDNAHVDFSRVNGSTLHSLGEAGASGWLHFATTWPELVTQDANDLPEHDAHAEATVLTRWLELAELFDALPELPRFRAVVEKTAHDLVAGPADRPLVLHRDLHDKQLLWDGSTLGVLDVDTAARGEVALDLGNLLAHADLRLTQNIFTPSTSDTIAGHVNTVAAALNVNPARLETYRRAALLRLACVYAFRPTSKDWLPGWVDTCVTL is encoded by the coding sequence ATGACCGCACTCAGCGCACTTGCCACGGTGCCACGCATCCGCCGAGGCTGGCCGCACGTCGATGGCACGCTCACTTTTGAACAGCACGACGACAGTGGCCGCATCCGCGCCGGACGCATCAACCCCGATGGGAGCATCCACCACGCGGACTTTGCAGTCGACCCAGCACTGCCGTCCCTCGAACCGCCTGCCTCTGGGGATCTCGTTGTCCACCGCCTGGGCCGCCGCGCTGTGATCATCAACGACACATACGTGCGTAAATGCGTCCGCGATGGCAAGGCCACTGCACTGGCACGTGTCACCACCAAAGTCGGGCGACTCTGCGCTATCGCTGGGCTGGCATCGGCGCATGTAAAGAACGTGGACAATGCCCATGTTGACTTCTCCCGCGTCAATGGATCGACCCTACACAGCCTCGGGGAAGCAGGCGCGTCCGGCTGGTTGCATTTTGCAACAACATGGCCTGAGCTGGTCACTCAAGACGCAAATGACCTGCCCGAGCACGACGCCCACGCCGAAGCCACCGTGCTCACCCGCTGGTTAGAACTCGCCGAGCTTTTCGACGCCTTGCCAGAACTGCCTCGTTTCCGCGCAGTGGTGGAAAAAACCGCGCATGACTTGGTCGCAGGGCCAGCAGACCGCCCGCTGGTGCTGCACCGCGACCTCCACGACAAGCAACTCCTGTGGGACGGCTCCACACTCGGCGTGCTCGACGTGGACACTGCAGCACGCGGCGAAGTAGCCCTAGACCTGGGAAACCTGCTCGCGCACGCCGACCTACGACTAACCCAAAACATCTTCACCCCCAGCACCAGCGACACCATCGCAGGCCATGTGAATACTGTTGCCGCAGCGCTCAACGTCAACCCGGCGCGGCTTGAGACCTACCGCCGCGCCGCGCTCCTGCGGCTGGCCTGCGTATATGCTTTCCGCCCCACCTCGAAGGACTGGCTGCCCGGTTGGGTAGACACCTGCGTAACGTTGTGA
- a CDS encoding UDP-glucose dehydrogenase family protein → MKISVIGCGYLGAVHAACMASLGHDVVGVDTDATKIAALSAGHSPFYEPGFEDVLRDSLASGRLRFVAAPATDELADVDVHFIAVGTPQSADSGAADLSYVDSAAEAVIAATGTADHNPVVVGKSTVPVGTAQNLADRLEAHGITLVWNPEFLREGFAVADTLHPDRIVYGLSNDPDRAQLGENALDQVYATILAEDVPKIATNYPTAELVKVAANSFLATKISFINAMAELCEATGGNVTKLAEALGYDARIGHRFLRAGVGFGGGCLPKDIRAFVARAEELGVQEAVSFLKEVDSINQRRRDRVVSEVLRSLSGNVDGAHVTVLGAAFKPNSDDIRDSPALEVAQRLHDLGAVVTVTDPKALDAVAKVRPDLPTEADPIRALTGADVVVLVTEWEDFVQLDPAEVAAVVNRPAIIDGRNALNPQRWRDAGWDYSGLGRYNHH, encoded by the coding sequence ATGAAAATTTCCGTCATTGGATGTGGCTATCTCGGAGCCGTCCACGCCGCGTGCATGGCCTCGCTGGGGCATGACGTTGTGGGTGTGGACACCGACGCTACGAAAATCGCTGCGCTGTCTGCCGGGCATTCACCGTTCTACGAACCCGGTTTTGAAGACGTATTGCGGGACTCCCTGGCCAGCGGACGGTTGCGTTTTGTCGCAGCACCAGCAACGGATGAACTTGCTGATGTGGATGTGCATTTCATTGCGGTGGGCACCCCACAATCCGCTGACAGCGGTGCCGCTGATTTGAGCTACGTGGATTCCGCCGCGGAGGCCGTCATCGCAGCCACGGGCACTGCCGACCATAACCCCGTGGTGGTGGGCAAATCCACCGTTCCGGTGGGCACCGCGCAGAACCTTGCCGACCGGCTTGAAGCGCACGGCATCACCCTGGTGTGGAACCCCGAGTTCCTGCGGGAAGGCTTCGCCGTGGCTGACACTTTGCACCCTGACCGGATTGTCTACGGCTTGTCCAATGACCCCGATCGCGCCCAGCTGGGCGAGAATGCACTGGACCAGGTGTACGCCACGATCCTTGCGGAAGACGTGCCGAAAATAGCCACCAACTACCCCACCGCCGAACTAGTGAAAGTGGCCGCTAACTCCTTCCTGGCCACCAAGATCAGCTTTATCAACGCCATGGCTGAACTATGCGAAGCCACCGGCGGGAATGTGACCAAGCTGGCGGAAGCCTTGGGGTATGACGCACGCATTGGGCATCGTTTCCTGCGCGCTGGCGTCGGATTCGGTGGTGGCTGCCTGCCCAAAGACATTCGCGCTTTTGTCGCCCGCGCCGAAGAGCTGGGTGTGCAGGAAGCTGTGTCGTTTTTGAAGGAAGTCGACTCCATCAACCAGCGCCGCCGAGATCGCGTGGTCTCGGAAGTACTGCGCAGCCTGAGCGGCAACGTGGACGGCGCACACGTCACGGTGCTGGGCGCCGCGTTCAAACCCAACAGCGACGACATCCGCGATTCACCCGCCCTGGAGGTTGCCCAGCGCCTGCATGACCTGGGCGCGGTAGTCACGGTGACCGACCCGAAAGCCCTGGACGCGGTGGCGAAAGTTCGCCCCGACCTGCCCACCGAAGCCGACCCGATCCGCGCGCTCACCGGCGCCGATGTGGTGGTGCTAGTCACCGAATGGGAGGATTTTGTGCAGCTTGACCCCGCGGAAGTTGCTGCAGTGGTGAACCGCCCCGCCATCATCGATGGCCGCAACGCCCTCAACCCGCAGCGCTGGCGCGACGCTGGGTGGGACTACTCCGGGCTCGGACGATACAACCACCACTAG
- the smc gene encoding chromosome segregation protein SMC → MHLKSLTLRGFKSFASSTTLKFEPGICAVVGPNGSGKSNVVDALAWVMGEQGAKTLRGGKMEDVIFAGAGDRKPLGRAEVTLTIDNSDGALPIDYSEVSVTRRMFRDGASEYEINGARARLMDIQELLSDSGIGREMHVIVGQGRLSQILESRPEERRAFIEEAAGVLKHRRRKEKAQRKLVGMQANLDRLTDLTTELGRQLKPLARQAEAARRAQTVQAELRDARLKLAADELVRLSESLSSATSKAEMLAEQVTSVTQVLEESTETQLELDAALTAITAESEAAQKLWFELSALAERVSATIRIAADRASSQGTEPAYQGPDPDDLERQADAADEEQRELDEAVEVARERLDAIREEVEEREAAAREADREHLAQVRAIADRREGVVRLLAAEESLRAQLSAAQTEVEQLSEQLEETAETLARVKGESAEVAAKQQSLKDEREPLAEASDRADQEAQAAEQRFEQLRAEERDLERAISRVESRIDTLQNTAPVADAAEVVEKFGTFTGIADLMQVESGTEQAVTAALEEAATALAGHITDDLTAALTADTISRTTLIHQGTTADPWRLDATLPTGCTWLLDHLILDASVQAPLTRLLVDVALTPNLTTARALVDTDPRLRAVTLDGILVGAGWISLGTGAPSPVENAAQIAASRTELDELTTKLSELSGTLEGARQAADDARVHAAATTAALRDHDGLSRTLDAEASRLDREVRYAETNQQKMMGRVATAEARVEETSTQLEDTLDRLARVDDDAQDDEPSTEARDTTAAALAQAKAMDVEARLALRTAEERAGQRRGRGDSLRRQAEYERQARARHEQAMAKRRAQAELARTVELGARDVATRVEQATEQAARHRDEVNAQKNDIASRLAQAKDAVHAAQMQLNKLTDSAHASDIARSQAQVRIEEAQERVVQQLGMPAEDLMADYAPGEDFDRDAERARLKQAEKDLAALGKVNPLALEEYKALEERYEFLANQLNDVEQARRDLNDVIEDVDAKILQLFTDAWHDVEAAFPEVFSTLFPGGQGRLVLTEPEDMLTTGIEVEARPPGKKVKRLSLLSGGEKSLTALAMLVAIFKARPSPFYVMDEVEAALDDTNLRRLIALFENLRETSQLIVITHQKPTMDVANVLYGVTMRGDGVTRVISQRMSPVAAAPTSAET, encoded by the coding sequence GTGCATTTGAAATCTTTGACGCTGCGGGGATTTAAGTCTTTTGCGTCGTCAACGACTCTGAAATTCGAGCCGGGCATTTGCGCCGTGGTGGGGCCGAATGGGTCTGGCAAATCCAATGTGGTGGATGCCTTGGCGTGGGTGATGGGGGAGCAGGGCGCGAAAACACTGCGCGGCGGCAAAATGGAGGATGTTATTTTCGCCGGTGCGGGGGATCGCAAACCTCTGGGACGAGCGGAAGTGACGTTGACCATCGATAACTCCGATGGTGCTCTGCCCATTGATTATTCCGAAGTTTCGGTGACGCGCCGCATGTTCCGCGATGGAGCCAGCGAATACGAAATTAACGGCGCCCGTGCTCGCCTGATGGACATTCAGGAATTGCTGAGCGATTCCGGTATTGGCCGCGAAATGCATGTGATTGTGGGGCAGGGGCGGCTGTCGCAAATCCTGGAATCCCGCCCTGAGGAACGCCGCGCTTTTATCGAAGAGGCGGCTGGCGTGCTCAAACACCGCCGTCGTAAGGAAAAGGCGCAGCGCAAACTGGTGGGCATGCAGGCGAACCTGGATCGTCTGACGGACCTCACCACGGAACTTGGCCGCCAGTTGAAGCCACTGGCACGCCAGGCTGAGGCGGCGCGCCGGGCACAGACAGTGCAGGCCGAGCTGCGGGATGCGCGCCTGAAGCTGGCGGCGGATGAGTTGGTGCGCTTGTCGGAATCGCTGAGCTCCGCGACGTCGAAAGCCGAGATGCTGGCCGAGCAGGTCACATCGGTGACGCAGGTGTTGGAAGAATCCACGGAGACACAGCTGGAATTAGATGCTGCGTTGACCGCCATTACTGCTGAGTCAGAGGCGGCGCAGAAGCTGTGGTTTGAATTGTCGGCGTTGGCGGAGCGCGTCAGCGCCACCATTCGTATTGCTGCTGATCGCGCGTCGAGTCAGGGGACCGAGCCCGCCTACCAGGGCCCTGACCCGGATGACCTGGAACGCCAGGCCGATGCCGCCGACGAGGAGCAGCGGGAATTGGATGAGGCCGTTGAGGTGGCTCGCGAACGCCTCGATGCCATCAGGGAGGAAGTGGAAGAGCGGGAAGCCGCTGCCCGCGAGGCCGACCGTGAGCATTTGGCCCAGGTCCGGGCCATTGCGGACCGCCGTGAGGGAGTGGTTCGCCTGCTGGCCGCCGAGGAATCCCTGCGTGCACAGTTGAGCGCCGCGCAGACGGAGGTTGAGCAGCTATCGGAGCAACTGGAGGAGACGGCGGAAACGCTGGCCCGCGTGAAGGGGGAGTCTGCGGAGGTTGCGGCGAAGCAGCAGTCGCTGAAGGATGAGCGCGAGCCGCTTGCCGAGGCATCGGACCGCGCAGACCAGGAAGCGCAGGCCGCTGAGCAGCGTTTCGAGCAGCTGCGGGCTGAGGAGCGAGACCTGGAGCGTGCCATCTCCCGGGTGGAATCCCGCATCGACACCCTGCAGAACACAGCACCCGTTGCCGATGCGGCTGAGGTGGTGGAAAAATTCGGGACGTTCACCGGCATCGCCGACCTCATGCAGGTGGAATCCGGCACGGAACAAGCCGTCACGGCGGCGTTGGAGGAGGCCGCCACCGCACTCGCCGGGCACATCACCGACGACCTCACCGCAGCGCTGACGGCGGACACCATCAGCCGCACCACACTCATCCACCAGGGCACCACCGCCGACCCGTGGCGTCTCGACGCCACCCTCCCCACCGGCTGCACTTGGCTGCTCGACCACCTCATACTCGATGCCTCAGTGCAGGCACCGCTCACCCGGCTGCTTGTCGACGTCGCGCTCACACCCAACCTCACAACCGCGCGTGCCCTGGTGGACACCGACCCCCGACTGCGAGCCGTCACACTCGACGGCATCCTCGTGGGGGCCGGGTGGATCAGCCTGGGCACTGGTGCGCCCAGCCCCGTGGAGAACGCCGCACAGATCGCAGCCTCCCGCACCGAACTTGACGAGCTGACAACTAAACTGTCCGAATTGTCCGGCACCCTCGAAGGTGCACGTCAGGCGGCTGACGACGCCCGCGTCCATGCCGCAGCCACCACCGCCGCTCTCCGCGACCACGACGGACTATCGCGCACCCTTGACGCCGAAGCGTCACGGCTCGACAGGGAAGTGCGCTACGCAGAGACGAACCAACAAAAGATGATGGGGCGTGTCGCCACTGCGGAAGCCCGCGTGGAAGAGACGTCAACCCAGCTTGAGGATACTCTTGACCGCCTTGCCCGGGTTGATGACGACGCTCAAGATGATGAGCCCTCCACCGAAGCCCGCGATACCACCGCTGCGGCACTCGCACAGGCGAAAGCCATGGACGTGGAGGCGCGCCTAGCACTGCGCACCGCCGAGGAGCGCGCCGGGCAGCGGCGCGGGCGCGGTGATAGTTTGCGCAGGCAGGCTGAGTATGAGCGGCAGGCTAGAGCGCGGCACGAGCAGGCCATGGCCAAGCGTCGGGCGCAGGCAGAGCTGGCGCGAACCGTAGAGCTGGGAGCGCGGGACGTCGCAACGCGGGTGGAGCAGGCGACGGAGCAGGCAGCGCGGCATCGTGACGAGGTGAACGCCCAGAAAAACGACATTGCCTCGCGCCTTGCGCAGGCCAAAGACGCCGTGCATGCGGCGCAGATGCAGCTGAATAAGCTTACCGACAGCGCTCATGCCTCCGATATTGCGCGCAGCCAGGCGCAGGTGCGCATCGAGGAAGCCCAAGAACGGGTGGTACAGCAGCTGGGCATGCCCGCCGAAGACCTGATGGCTGACTATGCCCCTGGTGAGGATTTCGATCGGGACGCCGAGCGGGCACGCCTGAAACAGGCGGAAAAAGACTTGGCAGCGCTGGGCAAAGTCAATCCCTTGGCATTGGAAGAATACAAGGCACTGGAGGAACGCTACGAGTTCTTGGCCAACCAACTCAACGACGTGGAGCAGGCCCGGCGCGACCTCAACGATGTGATTGAGGATGTGGATGCGAAGATCCTGCAGTTGTTCACCGATGCCTGGCACGATGTGGAGGCTGCGTTCCCGGAGGTGTTTTCCACTTTGTTCCCGGGCGGGCAAGGACGGTTGGTGTTGACCGAGCCGGAGGACATGCTCACCACTGGTATTGAAGTGGAGGCGCGGCCGCCGGGTAAGAAGGTCAAGCGCCTGTCATTGCTGTCTGGTGGGGAAAAGTCGCTGACGGCGTTGGCCATGCTGGTGGCTATTTTCAAGGCACGGCCCAGCCCGTTTTATGTGATGGATGAGGTAGAGGCCGCCTTGGATGACACGAATCTGCGTCGGCTGATCGCGTTGTTTGAGAATCTGCGGGAGACCAGCCAGTTGATTGTGATCACGCACCAGAAGCCCACCATGGATGTGGCCAATGTGCTTTATGGTGTGACCATGCGCGGCGATGGTGTGACGCGTGTGATCAGCCAGCGCATGAGTCCGGTGGCGGCCGCACCCACCTCCGCCGAGACCTAA
- a CDS encoding acylphosphatase has protein sequence METLRMTAWVHGTVQHVGFRWWVRSEALELGLSGSATNYPDGRVCVVVEGDRPQCVAMLGLLMENPSSTGRPGHVTSVIDQWSTARGVSGFEVR, from the coding sequence ATGGAGACACTTCGAATGACAGCCTGGGTGCACGGCACCGTGCAACATGTGGGTTTCCGCTGGTGGGTGCGCAGCGAGGCACTGGAACTCGGACTTTCCGGTTCGGCCACAAATTACCCAGATGGCCGGGTATGCGTGGTGGTGGAGGGAGACCGCCCGCAATGTGTGGCCATGTTGGGATTATTGATGGAAAACCCGTCATCAACCGGGCGGCCGGGGCACGTGACCTCGGTGATTGACCAGTGGTCGACGGCGCGCGGTGTGTCAGGGTTTGAGGTTCGTTGA
- a CDS encoding HAD-IA family hydrolase, which produces MSRTHLLATGRAFLFDMDGTILDSNAIVEKLWRVFAKRHNLDADDILSFSHGRPSITTIAHFLPDLSADEHQHLSDERTAEEIRITSGIVAIPGAVAFFQQLDQLGVPYAVVTSATADLARTRIVAAGLPIPDVLVTPETITQGKPNPEGYLTAASQLGVAPSQTVVFEDADAGITAGIAAGAQVVVVGSATRHDDRMQAHPHIPDFRGVTVDALGDGTFTVATP; this is translated from the coding sequence ATGTCACGCACTCATCTCCTTGCCACCGGCCGCGCCTTCCTCTTTGATATGGACGGCACCATCCTCGATTCCAACGCCATTGTGGAAAAACTATGGCGGGTATTTGCCAAGCGCCACAACCTCGACGCCGACGACATTCTCAGTTTTTCCCACGGGCGCCCCTCCATCACCACCATCGCACATTTCCTGCCGGACCTATCGGCGGATGAGCACCAACACCTCAGTGACGAACGCACAGCTGAGGAAATCCGCATCACCAGCGGCATCGTGGCAATTCCTGGTGCCGTGGCGTTCTTTCAACAGCTAGACCAGCTGGGCGTGCCGTACGCGGTGGTCACCAGCGCCACCGCCGACCTGGCGCGAACCCGCATCGTGGCGGCGGGGCTTCCCATCCCCGACGTGTTGGTCACCCCCGAGACGATCACCCAAGGTAAACCCAACCCCGAGGGTTACCTCACCGCAGCATCGCAGCTAGGGGTTGCCCCTAGCCAGACTGTTGTTTTCGAAGACGCCGACGCGGGCATTACCGCAGGCATTGCCGCCGGGGCTCAGGTGGTGGTTGTGGGGTCTGCCACGCGGCATGACGACCGCATGCAGGCGCATCCGCATATCCCCGACTTCCGTGGTGTTACTGTCGACGCCCTCGGCGACGGTACGTTCACCGTCGCCACCCCGTAG